The Palaemon carinicauda isolate YSFRI2023 chromosome 7, ASM3689809v2, whole genome shotgun sequence DNA window CAAGACATtcggaggtattcataaaaatgaaggatatccttgtaagcataaggtggaagtacaaggtaattctctgaagcaaaaggtagaagtataagcaaatctttctttccatattcataatgattaccttttacttgcgaggatatcctccaagcagaagtaaaaggttgactcgtgtttcgggagcgcttagttatttggtattcaggaaggagattcttctCAGAAAGGAAGAAATGAACCAATTCTACAGCGAAGCGAGAGTGAAGCAACTCATGAGCAGTCATGTAGTAGTCTCACTGATGTTCAACCATTGCCGCCAAAGAAGAAATTAGCGACAGAAGTATGAAAGATGAAACTAGAAAAATGGCAACTAAAGAACTCCAACGCTTAGTACTTTTGCAGGAGTATAAAACGAGTGTAGTGCAACAACATACTACGAAAAGAAGTTGGAAATGATGCAGCAGCCtgaaaaatcaacaccaaaaactgTTTCTGACGGAAATCAAACGTATTTTGTTGTCATCATCAAAAGGTGTTATTCGAGttaatttttttagtttaaagTCAAAACTGTTATTTGAGtcgttttttcttttagtttaaacaaaaaaacttatttcagttgttttctttttttagtttaaacagaAAAAACTGTTATTTgagttaaattttttttagtttaaacagaAAATGTCATTTCATTTTCCAAAAATGTGACTTCATTAATTTCATAAATAGCGATTTTGGTTAAAAAATGCCTTGTAAGTTGtaacattatttttaattattaaagtTGTATATTACTATGCTCAAGTTGTTCCTGATTTCCTGTCCCTGTTGGCGAAGAGCTAGTTCATCACGATTGTTGTCATCACAATTGTTGTCAtggttttcttcatcttctgttatctcTTCAGCTGGCTCGAAGTCAGGATCACCTAAAGTTTTTGCAATGTTATGGAGCACGACACAGTTAACGATTATTTTCGGTACATTTTCCAACTTCACACGACAAACGTATTGTAAGATAGGAAATCGACGTTTCAGTTGGCCAAAGCATCGTTCCATTATTACTCTCTCTTTTTTGAAAAGCTTGTTATATTTTACCTCAGCAGGGGATGTAGGATTTCGATATGGAGTCATGAGACATAGCTCTATCCCATATCCGTCATCACCAAGTAGCACAGCATTAGCTTTAGTTCTTAATTGTAAAGACACTTGTGAATTTCTCCATATCCTTGAGTCGTGCACGGGTCCAGGCCAACTAACATCAACACTAGTGAACATTTCTTTGGCATCACAAGTGGCCTTTTCGATTAATGTACTCATCTCCATGCAGCTTTGGTTTCAGTATCCCCACGTGCATACAATCTATGACACCAATAGCTGTCGGAAACTTATACTTCTTTTGCCATAACTGTTTTGCCTCTCTATTTCTCTATTGGTAGTTGGAAACTTTATCCATTCATTCACATGAGCAATTATGCTATCAACTACTGTATTCCCATTCCGTGATACCGTTGCTTGGCTAACACCAAGTTCTTGACCGATACCTTTTTGATAGCCTGGATTACTGACGTAACGCAAACATATCTTCATTCTATGGAAAGATGACAAGGCGCCTCCCCGAGTTTCTTCATTGGTGCCTAAaaatctgtccgcaagccactatACATTTAGTTCTTCAAAacagaataacatcttgaaatcacgatcatgagtgggtaaacggggcatgtattgtttaacatgcctcacatccacaaaatctgccatcgtgctgagaatcggacagaacaacctttctcttcgaactgcagtctgctactgaccagactcagctttttcgaagcatatgctctttatatgaagtaaaggctCCTCTTTATGtgtaaccatttacttttatgtgattataaggatatgcttttgctctaaaagtagaagcttttgcttgaaacgtttatgaatacaagtagaaggatttccttcatattttgcaagtataagcatatcctatTCTTTATGAATACGGCCCATTGACTGGGCTGTTGCATGACAAAAGATTGGTAGAAAATAATACCTGCTTTAATTTCACTGTACCATCTGAAATGGTTCGTATGATGAACAGTGATATTTATAATAAGAATGAAACTTAATGCTGATGAAACTGCGGAAgaaattttaaaaaacaatttgaaaaaagtatttttttttgtacACAACATAGCCTAGGCTTAGGCCTATGTTCGAAACAATTATCCTAAAACCAgctaaatgttatttttctttcatgtcTGTAGCTACTTATATAATTtggataattgtttacaacaccacgctctccatttactccaaaacaatgcaatcctgcagttctcatcttattgcacagtaattaggtggttatttaaattctggttaagcaataattagcaagatatgttgaggaagggggaaggggttataaaaagaaaatagctgggtttcttcaccaaacgacttggaactgacatgtcaacatagtcaaccaaacagaattcgtgatgctagcgtacataaacattaattcgtgatgccagcgtacacttgatatactgtatattcaaaatatacttaataaaaatacattaattactcaaaagtgtccataaaatatgcaatttacaaatagtgacacttttgagtaatcactcaatttttgattaagtatattttgaatatacagtatatcaaatgtacgctggcatcacgaacttctgtttggttgactatgttgacatgtcagttctaagtcgtttggtgaggaaacccagctatttttctttataaccccttccccctccctcaacatatcttgctaattattgcttaaccagaatttaaataaccacctaattactgtgtaagaagatgagaactgcaggattgcattattttggagtaaatggagagcgtggtgttgtaaacaattaccataattTGTTCTGTCTACAAGAACCTAAGATAAACGTTTAAGAAGTGATGGAAATAGGTAGACTAGCCTCGGCCAAGCGCCTATGGCTTCATGTTAATTATCCCTATGTTATTTACATTTTCCTGTTAATTACTTATTTTTAATACCGTCTGCCATGTTTATTAAGCCACTATTATTGAAATTACGTATATTTTTTGTATTCAGTCAAAGAAATCACAATTCAATGTCAAAAGAAAATTgccaaatatttacatatttttgcttGTAGTATGTTATTAATTTCGTAGTTAGTTCTCCTTTTATGAAATTCTAATTTGATGCATacgtattattgaatttttttttagattcgtgtaagaaaagaaatgaatagttgatcactcCTAATgtacaattattttatttcttatttcattttgtaTAATCGATCCACGATAAATAGAATTGTCAGAAATTTTAAGAAATGTCCAGAAATTTTGTTGGAAATTCCTCAGAAATTATTCAAgtgaccatctggcaacactgtgtaGGGAAGAGCAACTTCAAGAAGAACCGGCTaaccaatgttgttgttgttcgagGACTTCCTAGTAAAACACCCTTTTTAAGAGGATAATCTGTAATGTCATGATGTTACTTAGTAGTGAGGGTGCATGAAGATGTAGCAAATCTCCAGTGCTAACAATGACCCTTGATAAGAATCCTGTTTTTGATCTATTGACGAAATTCCAAAATACGTTTTCAAACAGGGAGCTACCAGTGGAAGTATGGCCTGAGGATGTTGCCCTAGGCAAAGATGGTGCTCGTCGTGTTTTATGTTCTACAGTAAGTCGCATTATTTTTCGTGTTTGAGACAGACTCTTATAATCAATATTCGCAATGGTAACAATTTTCTTGGAGTGATGGAGGGGGGATTAGTGGAagatttgttgctgaaactcccaTCAAGGGACAAAATACAATGGCAATAGTTAGCCTTGAAGCTTCCACTGACTTTTTATGTATGGAGAAGATACTTAGTGACGAGCTATATGGAATTCAATCTATTTATCAACAGAAATACATCAAGTTCAAGCATGAATCTACCTTCACGAGAATTTGTTCTGAATATGAAAATGAGGAGTTATCCATCAACAAAGGCAAATTGAAGGTAAAAGATTCATAATTCATTCAAGTGCAAGTTATGTTCCGTTTGACATGAGTGATGAAGAGGTTGCTTCAATCATAAGTAAATATGGCAAGGCATTTGGCGTGAAGCAAAAGTAAATGCTCGGGAAATAGGTATAAACACGTTCTAAATGGTCTTCGGATGGTAATGATGATTAAGAAAAAAGACATTATTGACGTTTATAGTATAAAATTGAAGGAATTATCATTGTGGCACAACTGACAAACAAAAACGTATCGAAGGTGTGGAATAAGTAGCCATTTTGCAGCGGAATGTTCTACTCCATACTTGGAGAGAACTAATATTTTCAGTACTAAGGACTTTCCCGAGTTACCGCGACGATTGATTGatgaattgattgatttgaggttttctggcatcctgacatctatggtcattgacgccaatatcatttatgaTTTAAAGAGAATAAAGGAATactcaaaaccataaaagcaaagatgtaattttagaattttaataactttcagaagacctgcttctaaattAGAGTAAAGCTAAAAACCAAACAAGCAAATGTCACTTAACTTGAGGATAAAACTAATTAAGACTTAATTAGACTGTGTTGTCAATACCACTTTTACATTTGATGGgagattttatagaaaaaaatttgaGATGCAGATGGGCAATtatttgtcaccagttttatccaACACTAATATGGAATTTTTCGAAAGTCGAATAGCTTAAGCAATTTCTTTAAACGACATTTTCTGGGCGAGATATTTTGACGATGTATTTGCTATACTGAAAGCTTGCTCTTATATTCAAAGAATTTCAAGTAATCTCAATAATCAAGTCCCCTCCATAGTTTTAATGTCGAAAGAGAAGAAAATAGTGTTATTTcattttagatgtgacagtcatcaagtcaactatgaactctaattctGCGTATAAGATATACAGAAAATCCACAaataacaatcttataatagataactgtCTTTTATTAGAtgaagctgtctgcattaaggtccgTGTTTCTAGAGCCCTCAATAtctgcagtcccgaatatattgacgaagcctttagaaatatatatcaaataggtcttCGAAATAATTTTACCACCCAAGACAGACGAAAGCTTGACACTTgcaagaaaaactttttatttgaCCAAAAGGAATTGGATAAGTACAcccaattttctgtccctaccatagcATCCTAATTTTTAAGTCTATTGTCACTACTCAAGATTTATGGGGATTAATACATTTTCTTATCGGAATACCATTAGCAGAATTCTAATTTGTAACAcaactgacagtaatgaaggtatagtttaaagataccatgtagatgtggaaatttttatattggacaatctgggaaatcattagataaaaaaattttaattcatacgtataagaataaataataaaactaatgccaCTTGTGTGCATAATAATGAATGTAATCATCTAGTTGATTGGCAAGATTCACAAATTGTTCAaaaacactgatttttctggaGATAAATGTCATTGAAGCAGCCTGTACATTTAATAGTAAGAttaagaagcaaatgttaagagcagtttaGGCCTaacaaagtttcccagtaaatgtgggactacattagGGGTCTGCATCGAGCCCTCATCTATTtaatctggtcatggatgtagtaaccaAAGGTATTAGAGAtaagtctccttggtgtatgctttttgctgatgatgttatactgtgtagcactaggcgagaggtagtagaagagaaactggagtagtagagaagagaaatggaaaatagaggattgaagatcaccaggaaaaagacagtatttggaattgaaaaatggggagaatggggaagttagtttacaaggagagagattgaagagagttgaaaatttaaagtatttaggatcaacagttgcagaggatggtgatctgggggcagaaataaaccacagaatacaagcaggatggaagaattggaaaaaagtgtgtggagtacaatgtgacaggaaaataggggttaagttgaaaagtaaagtgcacaggacagttgtgagaccgacaatgatgtatggagcggagacgtgggcaataaagaagacagaagagaagacgctggatgtggcagaaatgagaatgttgagatggatgtgtggggtgacaagaagagataagataaggaatgagataattatgggtaccacaggagttagagatctatcagataagatccaagaaagtagactgaagtggtatggtcatgtcatgagaagagatgaacagtatattgggaggagagtgatggaaatggaggtacagggaaggagaaggagagggagaccaaagcgaaggtggatggactgtatcaaggatgatgaAGGGTGGGACAGAGGTTGATGGAGAaccctggccagaaacatcgaccccacataaaggtgggaaaagaagcagacaaagaagaagaataaggagattAAGATTTTTAATCTATCTCCAAGCATATCTATACATTGGatcctttcattttattattattattattattattattattattattattagtattacttgttaagctacaaccatagttggaaaagcaggatgctatcagcccaatggccccaacagggaaaatagcccagtgaggaaaggaaacgagaaaaatattttaagaacattatcattaaaataaatacttcctatataaactataaaaaacatttacaaaaaacaGGTAgacaaattaaatagaatagtgttcccaagtacacactcaagcaagagaactctaacccaagatgatgaaagaccatggtaaagagtttatgacactacccaagactagagaacaatggtttgatttgggagtgtccttctcctagaagtataaaaagtcagtacaaacttgaaaatgttattCAATAGTTTTTGGCTTGGTTCGTTTACTTCAGAGCTTGTCGAAGTTTCTATTACTTGCTGccctgttaatttgtaatttcaactgtTAGGTAGTAATActatctttttatattcattttttttatgatttgaagcctttcttgtatgtacaaacttgtgtttgttgcgtaacctaatacaaaccatgctatttacatgggggtattttggcggagctgaaatgacgagccattaaattaaaacgagggttaactacccccttgctaattagcgggggggggggtagggaaggggtagctagctaccccttcccccctcacacactgtgaatagctcaattcacttttggctcgggtgatgatcagacgtctctgctctcaccctcgcttgacagcctttaattttttctgctttctctttaactagtgtgtgtgaagttggcctcgactctaaCAATGCGTACTTACCCTGGACTTCCTAAGCGTTCGTGTGGGACGTTTATGTCCTCTTTGGAGacggaccctcacgccctttgccccctttgccgaggtcaacggtgtgacaaggagaatgtgtgcagtgagtgcagggagtggtctgcctcccagtgcgAGAAGTTTGGCCGTAGAcgcaagaagaagcccaagagagaccgatctccttcgaaggtgactttgaagaaggaggtctctagGGATTCTCCTTGCGCCggccgaacctcctccgaaggtctccctcgtccggcttcacctgtgaaaccgccgagtgagattgcaggccctagtggtttttgccaacctcgtggtggtggagagggcgtggcctcccttagcgaggttgttccctctcttcccccgggggaggatttattatattttgatgaattcgactgtactgtttctaatcatggtttgtttcagctttgggcttccttggggcttaagggcactccctccaaggaaggcctgtttgacttgttgcagctgggggctgcagtcaaacagtcaccggtaatTCCGGAGGTTTTTCCTTCGGACATTGTCGACGCTATGTTGTCTGCCCCTTCTGACGTGGCAAGTCAAATccttgatcctgctgcctcggatgttgctgaagtCTCAACTCTCCCTTCCGCACAGCCTTCGGAGGGAAGGGTGgggcctccggtctctcctgcgagctcgtctcccccCCCGGGGTAGCGAGctttcagagacacctcttcgaaggaccgatgaccctgactccttacccaggggtcgcattcgtcgtaaggcccgtaggcctctgcgagagagggggctcccttctccctatcaaggggtgaagaggcgcctctttgggtctccttctcctccacctgcggaggaactacctcgtcaggagaaggtcatacctgcaacatctcttgacctctctgcggatcgttcacgatccccttctcctgccaagtcttcagtgctgccgtcacctgtaatcctacaggcaccgtctccttcggggaaaaaggactctggggttaagtccctgACCCTTGTGCGCGCACCTGCGcgcttgcgtgcagttgagcgTAAGTCTTCGTCTCCTCATCAAccatctcctgttcgccagcgctctccaacgcgccagcgatctcctgtgcgccggcgctctcctgctcgccagcgcgcctcttcatcttgaggatgatcaatgctcaccaacgcgccagcgatctccttctcgccagcgcctttctgggcgcactcttcagcctgtgaagaaccaacgctccccaacgcgccagcgatctcctgcgcaccagcgctctcccgcgcgccagctctctcctggacatccagagaaggttcaacgccttccaacgcgccagcgatctccttctcgccagagctccactgctcgccagctctccttagggcacccccagcctgagaagcaacaacttcctgatgggcgcactgcgcaccatcactcgcctgcgcgcgcgcgcgcaagcactcactagtgcctgtgcctcttgcacgccctgtgcgcccacgcttgCCAGCGCCCTCAAGATCTTCGGACTCAGACGCTCGCAAGGGTTCACCTTTGCCTCACACGTCGATTCCTGCGCTTCCAGTTGCCACTGCGCGCCCTTCGATttctgagcgcctcttaagtttggcgcactcatgcccacgatctcctacagctCGCCCTTCACACCAACACGCTGTGGGTCCTGCGGGCTgtaaagaaggggcctctcctacatgcgccccgatcgctgacagatctgcgcgccaccaCTTGAGGGAGAtaagtcttctaggagacatctttctccctcccaccaccaccagcgctctcctaagaggtCGCGCGGTCACTCGCCAGCTCCTTCTCTGGAGCATTCTCCTACGCattcatatgcacgctctcctgctcgatctcgtgcataccctcctgcgcgccattcacctgAGCGCTCCTACGCGCGTGCACCTGCAcatgcgcgccatcactcgcggCCTTATGACCGCCTTTCTCCTACGCGCGAACGCTCACCCAcaggtcgctcgcctacgcgcTATCGCGCTACCTCGCCCGCGCACGAAACTGTTTTCACGAGCTCTCCCGGGCGCGGCACTGCTCTCGCCCATGTGGGTCATACGGATCGCAAGGATTCTCAGCAGGATgctcctcctgggaggcgttcccaggattcacctccgcgcAAGAGGAGGACAACGGCAGAACAAGGAAGCtcagcagagaggtctaggcagtcatctctttcttttcaggaaggcctcGTGGTGaccactcctaagggtcgcgagatccccttttctccagcggggattgctgacacagcgtcagttacccgtctaccatggttccgccacatgatcaaggctgtggtccaggctatcaagccttccagcactgatcagggGCGGGACCCTGGGatgggttctccaccgttgaagaaaaggaaaggagtgggcttcgtggtgactcctccccgggaaaagctggtctccaggaaccccatcaggcggaccccttccccttctccaacctctgcagctccaccccctcctgtagatgagtttatctcgtcctcgggggactcctctgactcggagaattctcccttggcaccaagggggaAATTTTCTCCGGATAGGGGAGAGGTTGCACGGGAAGAGGTTCCTCCTCGGGCGTCTGTGTTGGAGTCCTACTTTCcttccaggagggaatcgaaggacaccaagactgttccgaaatcttcgtcgaggattcgtcaagaaccagcaatccctagggaggacgtccacgtttctccccaagaagacctcttggggatgggatacttagctgccagtccaccaaaagGAGAGCACATCGAGTCAGAACACgagttctggcaggtccttggtttgatgagggagctcaacaaaatcaaggacccggagacagcccctcgcgaggggaaagacaccgagcttgacgaggtctttggtgtccagaagcccccccaagactagtgcggctttgcactggtctaaaggggtgaaaggcgccagggacaaggtcaaagctcagctctccggtctggtctcctcaggacgttcttctgccgggttcagactcctccctcctcctctagtccaacagaggaggtatttcgagatcgacggggagtcttgcatgtctcttccactccatcattctatggaggaactagctaagggaacttctttcgagaagctctctacccggcaggtgacgtttgcggcgtcagagacccaaaacctggagaAAGTCGGTAAGattgccatgcaggcaacttcgtggcttgatctctggcttgggtctctgggcatcctattgcgatctgaggatctgtccaaggagagcaataggaaggctttggagaccttcctcctctcgggcactcgctctattgagtttctagcccaccaggtcactaacctgtgggctaacttgatcctcaaaagacgcgattcagtgtccgagaggttccatccgaaggtccccactgcagacgtcaacaggctcagacactcctctatttttggaggggagttactggagcctcgtgacatggagcagtcggctgagaggtggaggaggtcgaaccaggactctctcctccaaagggcccagacatctcggccctataaacctccagcccctccacaacaacgtcaacagcagcctcgcaggacacctaagcaggctccagcagctaaggcaagcgtgtctaagccgcagtcctttcagccgaaagacaagagacgcggcaagtcctctaagggaggtagaactcctagaggaagcggcaaaggtcgcaaacactaggagtggcaatccccccgcgtgtccacctgtggagggatgcctaagaagttgcgtgcagaggtggcagcaactcggggccgacccttggacggtctctgtgatcggtcaagggtatcgcgtcccgttcacaacatctctacctcccctaacagcgaatccagtgtcgttgaactcctatgccttgggattggcaaaggggttggccctccgggcagaagtcgagaccatgctcaagaaggatgctctccaggaggtcgacgacggctccccaggcttcttcagtcgactctttcttgtaaagaaggcgtctggaggctggagaccggtcatcgacctctcagaactgaacaagtttgtcatacagactcggttcagtatggagacagcggacatggtcagacttgcagtgagaccacaagactttatgtgcactctggatttgaaggacgcgtacttccagatccctatccatccgtcttccaggaagtacttaagattcggcctagacggcaagacctaacagttcaaggtgctgtgtttcggtctctccacggcaccccaggtgttcaccaaggtgttcactctgatctcgtcgtgggctcacaggaacggcatccgtctccttcgttatctggacgactggctgatcctggcagactcggagtcgacccttctgcgtcaccgagacaggcttctggaagtttgccaagatctagggatcttggtaa harbors:
- the LOC137644544 gene encoding putative nuclease HARBI1 yields the protein MEMSTLIEKATCDAKEMFTSVDVSWPGPVHDSRIWRNSQVSLQLRTKANAVLLGDDGYGIELCLMTPYRNPTSPAEVKYNKLFKKERVIMERCFGQLKRRFPILQYVCRVKLENVPKIIVNCVVLHNIAKTLGDPDFEPAEEITEDEENHDNNCDDNNRDELALRQQGQEIRNNLSIVIYNFNN